The Paenibacillus sp. YPG26 genome includes a window with the following:
- a CDS encoding glycosyltransferase family 4 protein has translation MGKSRSDMSQAKHTAPPRKAAYVATVYSHLAAFHLPFMEDLRREGVEVHAYGHPDHRREKVTSEGFECRDIAFSRRPLSWGNVKALFQMIRWLRRERYDLIHVHTPNASLITRLAALLSGSRGVVYTAHGFHFHTGSSRLGWLIYYPLERFMSRFTDTLITINQEDYERASGFPVRNRVVYLPGVGVDISLLSPVANASEVELRNELGIRNPAASLVVLCVAELNRNKNQQQLIHAVYSLTQRGVPVVLLLAGVGTEEAEYIKLCQQLGVEDQVKFLGYRQDIQELMQAADVLALVSRREGLPKVLLEGLAAGKPILATDVRGSRDLVLHGDNGYVIPVDDSQAAAAALQELYDDPQLRRRMGERSRKMAPRYDLKLIRPMMREVYDELLANNRTRERGAARLR, from the coding sequence ATGGGCAAAAGTCGATCGGACATGAGTCAGGCAAAGCATACAGCTCCTCCTAGAAAAGCTGCTTATGTGGCGACGGTATATTCACATCTGGCTGCGTTCCACCTCCCTTTCATGGAGGACCTCCGGCGCGAGGGCGTGGAAGTGCATGCCTACGGGCATCCTGATCATAGACGGGAGAAGGTCACAAGTGAGGGCTTTGAATGCCGGGATATTGCCTTCAGCCGCAGACCGCTATCCTGGGGCAATGTGAAGGCCCTGTTCCAGATGATCCGTTGGCTTAGGCGGGAGAGATACGATCTCATTCATGTACATACCCCTAATGCCAGCCTGATCACCCGGCTTGCTGCCCTCTTGTCAGGCAGCAGGGGTGTAGTGTACACGGCCCACGGGTTTCACTTCCATACCGGGTCATCCCGGCTTGGCTGGCTGATCTATTATCCGCTGGAGCGGTTCATGTCCAGGTTCACGGATACCTTGATCACGATCAATCAGGAGGATTATGAGCGGGCCAGCGGCTTTCCCGTGAGGAATCGAGTCGTCTATCTGCCTGGAGTGGGGGTGGATATCAGCTTGTTAAGTCCCGTGGCGAATGCCAGCGAGGTAGAGCTCCGGAATGAGCTTGGGATCAGGAACCCTGCGGCCTCGCTGGTTGTGCTCTGTGTCGCGGAACTGAACCGGAACAAGAACCAGCAGCAGCTGATCCATGCGGTATATAGTCTTACACAGCGGGGGGTACCCGTGGTCCTGCTGCTTGCGGGCGTGGGGACTGAGGAAGCTGAGTATATCAAGCTGTGCCAGCAGCTTGGAGTGGAGGATCAGGTGAAATTCCTTGGCTATCGTCAGGATATCCAGGAGCTGATGCAGGCAGCCGATGTGCTTGCTTTGGTGTCGAGACGGGAGGGCCTTCCCAAGGTGCTGCTGGAGGGGCTTGCAGCAGGGAAGCCGATTCTCGCTACGGACGTGCGCGGCAGCAGGGACCTTGTCCTGCATGGGGATAACGGATATGTAATTCCCGTAGACGATTCCCAGGCTGCAGCCGCCGCATTGCAGGAGCTGTATGACGACCCGCAGCTGCGGCGGCGTATGGGGGAACGGAGCAGGAAGATGGCTCCCCGGTATGATTTGAAGCTAATCCGCCCCATGATGAGAGAAGTGTATGACGAGCTTCTCGCTAACAATAGAACAAGGGAGAGAGGAGCTGCCCGTCTGAGATGA
- a CDS encoding glycosyltransferase, protein MKRVLYLITGFDYAGAESQLVHMCRSLRSKGYEIWLISMVRPVAYLDELAEMGVEVHTLNMRKGIPDPRAIFRLRRLIRSFKPDVIHSHMVHANLLARVTRLFVPMRLLICTAHSMNEGGWLRNLLYRITDPLCDLMTNVSREAVDRYIEIKAAPRRKIILMPNGINLEHFSRSVQDRIQLRDEMKLADRFIWLALGRLVPEKDYETMLLAFARVLEVYPESRLLIAGIGPERSRLEELCRKLKLGEAVWFLGMRTDAARLMSAADGYLMSSRWEGLPMVLLEASASGLPIAATDVGGNKEVVHEGVNGHLAGASDPDHLAACMIKIMANPEEIRSEMGHAGREYVHAEFNINTIVERWENLYGQKSIGHESGKAYSSS, encoded by the coding sequence GTGAAAAGAGTTCTGTATCTTATTACCGGATTTGATTATGCGGGGGCCGAGAGCCAGCTCGTTCATATGTGCAGATCGCTTAGGAGTAAGGGCTACGAGATTTGGCTTATCAGTATGGTGCGGCCTGTGGCTTATCTGGATGAGCTGGCTGAGATGGGCGTAGAGGTCCATACCCTGAATATGCGAAAAGGCATCCCCGACCCCAGAGCCATCTTCCGTCTGCGGAGACTCATTCGTTCATTCAAGCCGGATGTGATTCACAGCCATATGGTGCATGCCAACCTGCTGGCGAGGGTAACCCGCTTGTTCGTGCCGATGAGGCTTCTGATCTGTACCGCGCACAGCATGAATGAGGGGGGATGGCTGCGGAACCTGCTCTACCGGATCACAGATCCGCTCTGTGATCTCATGACGAATGTTAGCAGGGAGGCGGTAGACCGGTATATCGAGATTAAGGCCGCTCCCCGCCGCAAAATTATCCTTATGCCCAACGGCATCAACCTTGAGCATTTCAGCCGTTCAGTGCAGGACCGGATACAGCTGCGGGATGAGATGAAGCTGGCTGACAGATTCATCTGGCTGGCCTTGGGGCGTCTGGTGCCGGAGAAAGATTACGAGACCATGCTTCTCGCATTCGCCCGGGTGCTTGAGGTCTATCCAGAGAGCCGTCTCTTGATTGCGGGGATCGGCCCGGAACGCTCGAGGCTTGAGGAGCTGTGCCGGAAGCTGAAGCTCGGCGAAGCCGTTTGGTTCCTTGGCATGCGGACAGATGCAGCCCGCCTGATGAGTGCGGCGGACGGTTACTTGATGTCCTCAAGATGGGAGGGGCTGCCCATGGTGCTGCTTGAAGCTTCCGCAAGCGGACTGCCGATTGCAGCGACGGATGTGGGCGGGAACAAGGAAGTGGTGCATGAGGGTGTGAACGGACATCTCGCAGGAGCGTCCGACCCGGATCATTTGGCGGCGTGCATGATCAAGATCATGGCGAATCCGGAAGAAATACGGTCTGAAATGGGCCACGCGGGAAGGGAATATGTTCACGCCGAATTTAATATAAATACGATTGTTGAGCGATGGGAGAACCTCTATGGGCAAAAGTCGATCGGACATGAGTCAGGCAAAGCATACAGCTCCTCCTAG
- a CDS encoding O-antigen ligase family protein, whose amino-acid sequence MNVQLILILLLVLVILIFGIQCILQLGLRLDAGYVLGFSIFFDAVGYFYKQYIPVNSFILLVGAPLLFVIIALFEKPDILREMFSNEGLWLWGLFLSYCVLSYAWAPMNSSGLSKELLLIIRAVIPGLYTYILCKRYGKLSWTIVALFGLAYAATHLLFGQYSSEYPGRLTLPGDNPIFNARISLIAAAVAIWGRNIPWLLRLVTLGAALTSAFATQSRGPVASFVAANVLILAYILYKKYKNGELRNLKRYTAAIAGSVLLAAAAAGLYSEQLGQWIGSSRFTVLFSQSQLKGDDNFLGRMDLQIRALESFQEQPFFGSGLGGSTPPVQKEFPHNIIIEMASELGITGLFMWLAAYLFSLWSARAHPVLMVLLIQSLGCALLSGDFGFNYEYMLIAWVSLAFLRTGHSGEAESSEKSSVSYYRI is encoded by the coding sequence GTGAATGTTCAGCTCATTCTGATTCTTCTGCTGGTTCTCGTGATTCTGATCTTCGGCATCCAGTGCATTCTTCAGCTGGGGCTTAGGCTGGATGCGGGTTATGTGCTGGGCTTCAGTATCTTTTTTGATGCGGTCGGTTATTTCTACAAGCAGTATATTCCCGTGAATTCCTTCATTCTTCTGGTGGGCGCTCCTCTGCTCTTCGTTATCATTGCCCTGTTCGAGAAGCCGGACATTCTCAGGGAAATGTTCAGCAATGAGGGTCTATGGTTATGGGGTCTGTTCCTAAGCTACTGTGTCCTGTCCTATGCCTGGGCGCCTATGAATTCCAGCGGTCTGTCCAAAGAGCTTCTCTTAATAATCAGAGCCGTCATTCCTGGCTTGTACACCTATATTCTCTGCAAAAGATACGGCAAGCTCTCCTGGACCATCGTCGCTTTGTTCGGGCTTGCCTATGCGGCGACGCATCTCCTCTTCGGCCAATACAGCTCCGAGTACCCTGGAAGACTGACGCTGCCCGGAGATAATCCGATCTTCAATGCCCGCATCTCGCTGATTGCGGCCGCGGTCGCAATCTGGGGAAGGAATATCCCCTGGCTGCTGCGGCTGGTCACGCTCGGAGCCGCTCTGACCTCTGCGTTCGCTACGCAGTCAAGGGGGCCTGTCGCCTCCTTTGTTGCCGCGAATGTGCTTATCCTAGCCTACATTTTATACAAAAAGTATAAGAACGGGGAGCTGCGCAATCTGAAGCGGTACACCGCTGCCATAGCCGGATCGGTCTTGCTCGCTGCTGCGGCTGCCGGCCTGTACTCGGAGCAGCTGGGACAGTGGATTGGAAGCAGCCGGTTCACGGTGCTGTTCAGCCAGAGTCAGCTGAAGGGAGACGATAACTTTCTCGGACGCATGGATCTGCAGATCCGGGCGCTTGAATCTTTTCAGGAGCAACCCTTCTTCGGCTCGGGTCTTGGGGGCAGCACTCCGCCTGTTCAGAAGGAGTTCCCGCACAACATTATTATTGAGATGGCCAGCGAGCTTGGCATTACCGGATTGTTCATGTGGCTGGCGGCGTATCTGTTCTCACTGTGGTCGGCCCGGGCTCATCCGGTTCTAATGGTGCTGCTGATTCAGTCGCTAGGGTGCGCCCTGCTCAGCGGAGACTTTGGCTTCAACTATGAGTATATGCTGATTGCATGGGTGTCACTTGCATTCTTGCGGACAGGACATAGCGGGGAGGCGGAGAGCAGTGAAAAGAGTTCTGTATCTTATTACCGGATTTGA
- a CDS encoding glycosyltransferase translates to MKIAYVIHWNEGPQSGVFKKAASQISEWTRLGHQVGLFLFTGGTGEEWAEELESAGVEVVAQSYQGGLSRMLDFRKLARQVRRWKPDVIYHRFDHYYYALPGLLRDFPSVLEINSNDLTEMRMDKDLRYVVHRLTRALVLRAAWGNVFVSRELSGVPEFSRYARHSIIIGNGICLDDELVGHSPSSKPPELSLSTQTDAIQLVFIGSPGQAWHGVDAIAELAWARPGWSFDIIGVDASELAEPAPANMIFHGRLVREQYQPLLERADLAIGTLALHRKRMEEASPLKVREYLANGLPVITAYEETDFRGPVPFILQLPNRPGNVRDGLAEIDAFASAWKGKKVPRKSISHLDARVKEAQRLGYMELIRDKGERT, encoded by the coding sequence GTGAAAATCGCCTACGTAATCCATTGGAATGAAGGTCCCCAGAGCGGTGTGTTCAAAAAAGCAGCCAGTCAGATCTCGGAATGGACGCGGCTCGGTCATCAGGTGGGACTCTTCCTGTTCACGGGCGGAACAGGAGAGGAGTGGGCAGAAGAGCTGGAATCCGCCGGTGTTGAAGTGGTGGCACAGTCTTATCAGGGAGGTTTGTCCCGCATGCTGGACTTTCGCAAGCTGGCCCGGCAGGTTCGGCGGTGGAAGCCGGACGTGATCTATCACCGGTTTGACCACTATTACTACGCTCTTCCTGGACTTCTGCGAGATTTTCCCTCCGTGCTAGAGATTAACAGCAATGATCTCACAGAGATGCGGATGGACAAGGATCTGCGATACGTTGTACACCGGCTAACCCGGGCCCTGGTGCTGCGGGCAGCGTGGGGGAATGTTTTTGTAAGCAGGGAGCTGTCCGGGGTGCCGGAATTCAGCCGCTATGCGCGGCACAGCATCATCATTGGCAATGGAATCTGTCTGGATGATGAGCTGGTTGGCCACAGCCCTAGCAGCAAGCCCCCGGAACTGTCCCTGTCCACCCAGACCGACGCTATACAGCTCGTCTTCATCGGCTCTCCAGGCCAGGCCTGGCATGGAGTTGACGCGATCGCTGAGCTAGCTTGGGCCAGGCCAGGGTGGAGCTTCGATATCATCGGGGTGGATGCGTCTGAGCTGGCGGAGCCCGCCCCCGCCAATATGATCTTTCACGGCAGGCTCGTCCGGGAGCAGTACCAGCCGCTGCTGGAGCGGGCGGATCTTGCGATCGGGACGCTTGCCCTCCACCGGAAGCGGATGGAGGAGGCGTCGCCGCTGAAGGTCAGAGAGTATCTGGCGAACGGGCTGCCTGTCATCACAGCGTATGAGGAGACGGACTTCCGGGGGCCGGTGCCGTTCATCCTTCAGCTGCCTAACCGCCCGGGCAATGTGAGGGATGGTCTTGCGGAGATTGATGCTTTTGCCAGCGCATGGAAGGGGAAGAAGGTGCCCAGAAAGAGCATCAGCCATCTGGATGCCCGGGTGAAGGAGGCGCAGCGGCTTGGTTACATGGAGCTGATCCGGGACAAGGGTGAACGAACGTGA
- a CDS encoding polysaccharide deacetylase family protein, translating to MILEEFLGLDYSVSYEEREDIEITGFGSQAGASLLLADVFLRTRDADWLKPGSMPELPLQEAVVPGFGSVPVIYGRPNRKGTFIYTEGERIACGIDLFGSSFFMLARYEELVVRERDRHDRFAAYSSVAYQAGFLDRPIVNEYVEILYACLHQLWPELQRKEREPRKLISHDVDAPFFVYGRSFLSVIKESAADALRRWDTESAMKKAGMLRRGFRDLSADPFNTFQWLMDLSEQHGLRSSFYFITQETEPGMDGNYQMTDPNIRSLLREIHQRGHEIGLHPAYQTYLSPERIRRQYDILRSAAEECGISQQEWGGRQHYLRWRAPDTWQHWEDAGLHYDSTLIYADLAGFRCGVCYEFPVFNVLTRQPLKLRERPLIVMDQTIVHQNYMGLKGEKALRTILHYYGQCAKYAGDFTLLWHNSQLMRSSDRELYQACLEKLSIHNPKRVSVQ from the coding sequence GTGATTCTAGAAGAGTTTCTCGGTCTGGATTATTCCGTGTCCTATGAAGAACGGGAAGATATTGAGATAACCGGGTTCGGAAGCCAGGCCGGTGCCTCACTGCTTCTTGCGGATGTGTTCCTCCGCACCCGGGACGCGGATTGGCTCAAGCCCGGTTCAATGCCGGAGCTTCCACTGCAAGAGGCGGTAGTTCCGGGGTTCGGCTCTGTTCCTGTAATCTACGGCAGACCTAACCGGAAGGGAACTTTTATCTATACAGAGGGAGAGAGGATTGCCTGCGGAATTGATCTGTTCGGCAGCTCCTTCTTCATGCTGGCGAGGTATGAGGAGCTGGTTGTCCGGGAGCGGGACCGGCATGACCGCTTCGCGGCTTACAGCTCGGTTGCGTATCAGGCCGGATTTCTGGATCGTCCCATCGTCAATGAGTACGTGGAGATTCTCTACGCCTGCCTGCACCAGCTGTGGCCGGAGCTTCAGCGGAAGGAGCGTGAACCCAGGAAGCTCATCAGTCATGATGTGGACGCGCCCTTCTTCGTCTACGGCCGGAGCTTCCTGAGTGTAATCAAGGAGAGCGCCGCGGACGCGCTCCGCCGCTGGGATACGGAATCGGCCATGAAGAAGGCCGGGATGCTGCGCCGGGGCTTTCGCGACTTAAGCGCAGATCCTTTTAACACCTTCCAGTGGCTTATGGACCTCAGTGAACAGCACGGGCTCCGCAGCAGCTTCTACTTCATTACCCAGGAGACTGAGCCGGGTATGGATGGCAATTATCAGATGACCGACCCCAATATTCGCAGTCTCTTAAGAGAGATTCATCAGCGCGGACATGAGATAGGGCTCCACCCTGCTTATCAGACTTATCTTAGCCCGGAGCGGATTCGCCGGCAGTATGACATCCTGCGGAGCGCTGCTGAAGAATGCGGTATTTCCCAGCAGGAATGGGGCGGCAGACAGCATTATCTCCGATGGCGGGCCCCGGATACGTGGCAGCACTGGGAGGATGCGGGCCTGCATTATGACAGCACGCTGATCTATGCGGATCTTGCCGGGTTCCGGTGCGGGGTCTGTTACGAATTTCCAGTGTTCAATGTTCTAACCCGGCAGCCGCTCAAGCTGCGCGAGCGTCCACTGATTGTGATGGATCAGACAATTGTGCATCAGAATTACATGGGCCTGAAGGGGGAAAAGGCGCTGCGAACCATCCTCCATTACTACGGTCAGTGTGCGAAATATGCGGGGGACTTCACGCTGCTGTGGCATAACAGCCAGCTGATGAGGTCCTCCGACAGGGAGCTCTATCAGGCATGTCTTGAGAAGCTCAGCATCCATAATCCAAAAAGGGTGAGTGTCCAGTGA
- a CDS encoding oligosaccharide flippase family protein, protein MRNYFRKLALDKFLRSVLVLASGTLISQLIILATLPLVTRLYTPAEYGTYSIYLSVMGILLMLVSFSYENAVTLPEDDKTASSVLGLCLLICSGVSVVSGIAIYLLQQPLSVWLQDRDLPHYSLLFAISLFFGGCYQILNYWLIRKKHYHKLARTKYTQSIGQVSSQITLSLFHFGPLGLIAGDILGRFGGLLPQWKQWRSDMRQHSIRLKWPDLRESAYRYRRFPQLSLASNMLNSVVIYLPTIWLATFYGVHVAGWFALGQRILGSPMTLIMSSVRNVYLAESSQYMISDPGQLRPLFLKTVRHVFVLGLAIIAVFFTIGPAAFSLLFGDEWRESGHYIRILSVMYLSQFVANSVGSTIDVMERQELHLYREIIRAFIIASALVLALYTNQTPEMVIMFFSLASTLGYVLHLGLSWMSIKKYESGGGNGEVGALRRHALGAGEHPADPAPSDEEARLEMPEVRDICGQELYEVKLRWLREQREIRDSSRLRERITYADAARHIMQAAGQGTAGQDEARQDEGEQDEARQDEAERNEIRQQDQAAWDEARQSEVGQGETRQGGAGQNQAKQDEARQDEDEQDEGPQNEAAQQQIPSDPGLAVSADRASSDSEAIASAEPSEGPSTSLQSGSSVTQNTKERG, encoded by the coding sequence ATGCGGAATTATTTCAGAAAGCTAGCGCTGGATAAATTCTTACGCAGTGTCCTTGTGCTTGCCAGCGGCACATTGATCAGCCAGCTGATCATTCTTGCGACACTGCCGCTAGTGACAAGATTATATACCCCGGCTGAATACGGCACCTACTCTATCTACTTGTCCGTCATGGGTATTCTGCTAATGCTGGTGTCCTTCTCCTATGAAAATGCCGTCACGCTGCCCGAAGACGACAAGACAGCCTCCAGCGTTCTCGGACTATGTCTGCTGATCTGCAGCGGGGTGAGTGTGGTCAGCGGGATTGCGATCTATCTGCTCCAGCAGCCGCTCTCGGTCTGGCTGCAGGACCGAGACCTGCCCCACTACTCCTTGCTGTTCGCTATCAGCCTGTTCTTCGGGGGCTGTTACCAGATTCTGAACTACTGGCTGATCCGGAAGAAGCATTACCACAAGCTCGCCAGAACCAAGTATACGCAGAGCATCGGGCAGGTGTCCTCGCAGATAACCCTAAGCTTATTTCACTTCGGGCCGCTCGGACTGATTGCGGGGGACATTCTCGGAAGGTTCGGCGGCTTGCTTCCCCAGTGGAAGCAGTGGCGCAGTGACATGCGGCAGCATTCCATTCGGCTCAAGTGGCCGGATCTGCGGGAGAGCGCCTATCGGTATAGGCGTTTCCCTCAGCTGTCACTGGCATCCAATATGCTTAACAGCGTGGTCATCTATCTGCCGACGATATGGCTGGCAACCTTTTATGGAGTCCATGTAGCCGGCTGGTTCGCGCTGGGACAGCGTATTCTGGGTTCACCGATGACACTCATTATGAGCTCTGTCCGCAATGTGTATCTGGCAGAGTCATCCCAATATATGATTTCGGACCCCGGCCAGCTGCGGCCATTGTTCCTCAAGACTGTGCGGCATGTCTTCGTATTGGGACTTGCCATCATTGCGGTCTTCTTCACCATCGGTCCGGCTGCGTTCTCTCTCCTGTTCGGTGATGAGTGGAGGGAGTCCGGACACTACATTCGTATTCTGTCGGTGATGTATTTAAGCCAGTTCGTAGCCAATTCCGTTGGCAGCACCATTGATGTTATGGAGAGGCAGGAGCTCCATTTATACCGGGAGATTATCCGTGCATTCATCATTGCCTCGGCACTGGTTCTGGCACTGTACACGAACCAGACGCCGGAGATGGTGATTATGTTCTTCAGCCTTGCCTCCACACTCGGCTATGTTCTTCATCTTGGATTATCCTGGATGTCCATTAAGAAATACGAGTCTGGCGGAGGGAACGGGGAAGTGGGTGCTCTACGCCGCCATGCACTAGGAGCGGGAGAACATCCGGCGGACCCGGCGCCCTCTGATGAAGAAGCTCGGCTTGAAATGCCCGAAGTCCGCGATATCTGCGGACAGGAGCTGTATGAGGTGAAGCTTCGATGGCTTCGGGAACAGCGGGAGATCCGGGACAGCAGCAGGCTGCGGGAGAGGATCACCTATGCTGATGCAGCTAGGCATATTATGCAGGCTGCCGGGCAGGGTACGGCCGGACAGGATGAAGCGAGACAGGATGAAGGTGAGCAGGATGAAGCGAGGCAGGATGAGGCAGAGCGGAATGAGATCCGGCAGCAGGATCAAGCCGCCTGGGATGAAGCGAGGCAGAGTGAAGTTGGGCAGGGTGAAACCAGGCAAGGTGGAGCCGGGCAGAATCAAGCCAAGCAGGATGAAGCGAGGCAGGATGAAGATGAGCAGGATGAAGGGCCGCAGAATGAAGCGGCTCAGCAGCAGATTCCATCGGACCCGGGGTTAGCTGTGTCAGCGGATAGAGCCTCCTCCGATTCGGAAGCCATCGCTTCAGCGGAGCCTTCCGAAGGGCCATCAACAAGCCTGCAGTCAGGCAGCTCCGTCACTCAAAATACAAAGGAACGAGGGTAA
- a CDS encoding DegT/DnrJ/EryC1/StrS family aminotransferase, with translation MEQPQVTLKRVPVLDLSHEILELKPQLLRSIEDVLDKGAFIMGENVHEFEREAAEYLGVQHAIALNSGTDALVLALLAAGVGPGDEVITTPFTFFATAEAISQVGATPVFADVDPRTFNLDVNRVEDVITPRTKAVIPVHLFGQVVDMDPILALADRYGLYVVEDTAQAFGAEYKGRKAGTIGDFGCFSFFPSKNLGAYGDGGMITTNNEVFAEKISMLRAHGSKKKYLNELVGYNSRLDEIQAAILRVKLPYIDEWNKARRNSAGVYRELLYRTPGILLPAEEGYGRHVYHQFTIRVLDGRRDEIQNKLAAKGISSVVYYPVPVHQLPVYHHLRISQPAAEQLAGEVLSLPIGPKIEVSVQQFVAESVILALG, from the coding sequence ATGGAGCAGCCGCAAGTAACCTTAAAGCGCGTCCCAGTCCTGGATCTTAGCCACGAGATTCTGGAGCTGAAGCCCCAACTGCTGCGTTCGATTGAGGACGTATTGGACAAAGGCGCGTTCATCATGGGGGAGAATGTGCATGAATTTGAGCGGGAAGCCGCGGAATACCTCGGTGTGCAGCATGCGATTGCACTCAATTCGGGAACAGACGCGCTTGTACTCGCGCTGCTGGCTGCCGGGGTGGGCCCGGGCGATGAGGTAATTACCACCCCGTTCACCTTCTTCGCTACGGCCGAGGCCATCAGCCAGGTGGGAGCAACCCCGGTATTCGCCGATGTCGATCCCCGGACCTTCAATCTGGATGTGAACCGGGTTGAGGACGTAATTACCCCGCGGACCAAGGCGGTGATTCCTGTTCATCTATTCGGTCAAGTGGTGGACATGGATCCGATTCTGGCGCTGGCGGACCGCTACGGGCTCTATGTTGTGGAGGATACCGCCCAGGCCTTTGGAGCTGAGTATAAAGGGAGGAAGGCCGGTACGATCGGGGATTTCGGCTGCTTCTCCTTTTTCCCTTCCAAGAATCTGGGGGCATATGGGGATGGGGGAATGATTACGACGAACAATGAGGTGTTCGCGGAGAAAATTTCTATGCTCAGAGCCCATGGATCGAAGAAAAAGTATCTGAACGAGCTTGTCGGCTATAACTCACGTCTGGATGAAATACAGGCCGCCATTCTAAGGGTGAAGCTTCCTTATATCGACGAATGGAATAAAGCGCGCAGAAACTCAGCCGGTGTATACCGGGAGCTGCTGTACAGAACTCCGGGGATTCTCCTGCCTGCTGAAGAGGGCTATGGAAGGCATGTCTATCATCAGTTCACGATCCGTGTGCTGGATGGAAGACGCGATGAGATTCAGAACAAGCTTGCGGCAAAAGGAATCAGCTCGGTGGTCTACTATCCGGTTCCTGTGCATCAGCTGCCTGTCTATCATCACTTGAGAATCAGCCAGCCGGCTGCGGAGCAGCTTGCCGGGGAGGTTCTGTCTCTGCCGATCGGACCGAAGATCGAAGTCTCTGTACAACAATTTGTGGCTGAGTCTGTGATCCTGGCTCTCGGGTAG
- a CDS encoding acyltransferase yields the protein MTYYAHPTAVIDDGAVIGEDSRIWHFTHVSSASIVGSRCSLGQNVYVGNHVTIGTGVKIQNNVSVYEGVVLEDDVFCGPSMVFTNVLTPRAAFPRNTSEDYRRTVVKRGASIGANATVVCGVTIGEWALIAAGAVVHRDVPSHALCAGVPARRIGWVCKCGVTLQFADGDAVCAACGREYELDQDIVHLTKEV from the coding sequence ATGACTTATTATGCACATCCCACCGCGGTCATTGATGACGGGGCCGTCATTGGGGAGGATTCGAGGATCTGGCATTTCACGCATGTGTCTTCGGCCTCTATTGTTGGCAGCCGGTGCAGCCTGGGGCAGAACGTATACGTCGGGAATCATGTCACGATTGGCACTGGAGTGAAGATCCAAAATAATGTCTCCGTGTATGAAGGGGTCGTGCTTGAGGATGACGTATTCTGTGGGCCCAGTATGGTGTTCACGAATGTGTTGACGCCGAGAGCGGCATTTCCCCGCAATACAAGCGAAGATTACCGGAGAACTGTTGTGAAGCGGGGAGCTTCGATCGGAGCCAATGCCACTGTGGTATGCGGGGTGACGATTGGCGAGTGGGCCCTGATTGCGGCAGGGGCCGTTGTTCACAGGGACGTGCCGTCCCATGCCCTCTGTGCGGGAGTTCCAGCCCGCCGGATCGGCTGGGTGTGCAAGTGCGGGGTGACGCTTCAGTTCGCGGATGGAGATGCTGTCTGCGCGGCATGCGGACGCGAATATGAATTGGACCAGGACATAGTTCATTTAACGAAAGAGGTGTAG